Proteins encoded in a region of the Cherax quadricarinatus isolate ZL_2023a unplaced genomic scaffold, ASM3850222v1 Contig3, whole genome shotgun sequence genome:
- the Oli gene encoding class E basic helix-loop-helix protein 23: protein MMSAFPYPGMLGVQHLMGGGDLRPGGQLGPARRPEHDPTTPATYYHHVQARDDHTAARESMQLLRNDLLGLNRGQISGAQEEGSAQRGMPSLQPLEHSMAGNIENQDPASGRGSPAVKEEREQRDETGGSCSSDEATRGPSGPPGSLASGTKKIRQQKHVRLSINARERRRMHDLNDALDELRSVIPYAHSPSVRKLSKIATLLLAKNFILMQSNAIEELRRVVTYLNQPGAHLPHLPPSVGFDTGTSLGTEGILPAGFPRLPPHAHNPSPPRSSKLQQPLFTDPSPPYKSQS from the coding sequence atGATGAGCGCCTTCCCGTACCCCGGCATGTTGGGCGTGCAGCATCTGATGGGCGGCGGAGACCTACGTCCTGGCGGCCAGCTGGGCCCTGCCCGCCGCCCAGAACATGACCCTACAACCCCGGcaacctactaccaccacgtCCAGGCCAGGGACGACCACACCGCCGCCCGCGAGTCCATGCAACTGCTGCGGAACGACCTCCTGGGACTCAACCGCGGTCAAATATCTGGTGCCCAGGAGGAGGGCAGTGCTCAGCGGGGGATGCCCTCCCTCCAGCCGCTAGAGCACTCCATGGCGGGTAACATCGAGAACCAGGACCCGGCTAGCGGGAGGGGCTCACCCGCCGTGAAGGAAGAACGTGAACAGAGGGATGAGACCGGCGGCTCGTGTAGCAGTGATGAAGCCACACGTGGACCGTCCGGTCCGCCGGGTTCGTTAGCGTCCGGAACCAAGAAGATCCGACAACAGAAGCACGTGAGACTCTCTATTAATGCTCGGGAGCGACGACGGATGCACGACCTAAACGACGCTCTGGACGAGCTGCGTTCTGTGATTCCCTACGCGcactctccctccgtcaggaAGCTCTCTAAGATTGCTACTCTCTTACTTGCTAAGAATTTCATCCTGATGCAGTCTAATGCCATAGAAGAGTTGCGACGAGTGGTCACCTACCTTAACCAACCAGGGGCCCACCTACCGCACCTGCCACCTTCAGTAGGCTTCGACACGGGCACCAGCTTGGGCACGGAGGGTATCTTACCTGCGGGCTTCCCCCGCTTACCTCCACACGCCCACAACCCCAGCCCGCCACGCAGTAGTAAACTACAACAGCCGCTCTTTACAGACCCCTCGCCTCCCTACAAGTCCCAGTCATAA